A section of the Methanoregula formicica SMSP genome encodes:
- a CDS encoding coiled-coil domain-containing protein gives MDSSSFENLRRFFDRVKNAGFFERLFSWQGIVSQGYDAFSEYQQLQGLVVEKEKEIATLVSKNRENVQNLEYQIQQTTQLKQDLSSEQTYVQSLNLRITEKERERATLSATLAETQANNDAIIDQLKGEVINLKSRNEELLRKINERENEAGGFVESDRKNREIIQKLNADFAGLTARYDQVNLQYTESQKTLSQLRQNEEERVRAHDARITELMALKKQLEDDRLRVQAERDDAIRAEFSEMEQTWRRHEEAVEQTLRSICQRHTLEYCDKEKFPLSGKKPDNALLIADQYVIFDAKSPKNSDELGNFRQYIKTQAEAVKKYTKEDNVKKDIFLVVPANTLDYLDEVHLDMAEYQVYVVTHDSLEPIILALKKIEDYQFVDQLSPEDREKICHVIGKFAHATKRRMQIDTYFFNEFLALLKSCESLPEDILKKVVDYEKAEKMNPPMEKRKKLIPIKELEHDVKAITKEAEAREIDVTAVTKEKIETIPLNKFLE, from the coding sequence ATGGATAGTTCATCTTTTGAAAACCTTCGAAGATTCTTTGATCGTGTCAAGAATGCCGGGTTCTTTGAACGGCTCTTTTCCTGGCAGGGTATTGTGTCACAGGGTTATGATGCGTTTTCTGAATACCAGCAGCTGCAGGGACTTGTTGTTGAAAAAGAAAAGGAAATTGCCACCCTTGTTTCAAAGAATCGGGAGAACGTACAGAATCTGGAGTATCAGATACAGCAGACAACCCAGTTGAAGCAGGATCTCTCTTCAGAGCAGACATACGTGCAATCGCTCAATTTGCGGATTACAGAAAAGGAGAGGGAGCGGGCAACACTGTCTGCAACCCTTGCCGAAACACAGGCAAACAATGATGCAATAATTGATCAGCTGAAGGGGGAAGTTATCAATCTTAAATCCAGGAACGAAGAGTTGCTGCGGAAGATCAATGAAAGAGAGAACGAAGCCGGGGGATTTGTTGAATCCGACCGGAAAAACCGGGAGATTATCCAGAAACTGAACGCTGACTTTGCCGGTCTGACAGCCCGGTATGATCAGGTGAATCTTCAGTACACAGAATCGCAGAAGACACTTTCACAATTACGCCAGAATGAGGAAGAGCGTGTCCGTGCGCATGACGCCCGGATCACCGAACTGATGGCGTTAAAGAAGCAGCTTGAGGATGACCGTCTCCGTGTTCAGGCTGAACGGGATGACGCGATCCGTGCCGAATTCTCTGAGATGGAACAGACATGGAGGAGACATGAGGAGGCAGTTGAACAGACCCTGCGTTCTATCTGCCAGCGGCATACCCTAGAGTACTGCGATAAGGAAAAATTTCCACTATCCGGAAAGAAACCGGACAATGCGCTGCTCATTGCCGATCAGTACGTTATCTTCGATGCAAAGAGCCCGAAAAATTCCGATGAACTTGGCAATTTCCGTCAATACATTAAGACACAGGCCGAGGCTGTAAAAAAATACACCAAGGAGGATAATGTCAAAAAAGATATTTTCCTTGTCGTTCCTGCAAATACCCTGGATTATCTCGACGAAGTCCATCTTGACATGGCAGAGTACCAGGTCTATGTTGTCACGCACGACAGCCTTGAACCGATCATTCTCGCCCTCAAAAAGATCGAGGATTACCAGTTTGTTGATCAGTTAAGTCCTGAAGACCGGGAAAAAATTTGTCATGTGATCGGCAAGTTCGCCCATGCAACTAAACGCCGGATGCAGATTGACACGTACTTCTTTAACGAATTCCTCGCACTTCTCAAGAGCTGCGAATCGCTCCCTGAGGATATCCTCAAGAAAGTTGTGGACTATGAAAAAGCCGAGAAGATGAATCCCCCGATGGAGAAACGCAAGAAACTTATCCCGATCAAGGAACTTGAGCACGATGTCAAAGCCATCACCAAGGAGGCGGAAGCCCGGGAGATCGATGTTACGGCCGTGACAAAAGAGAAGATCGAGACGATCCCCCTCAACAAGTTCCTGGAATAA
- a CDS encoding C13 family peptidase — protein MTGWNETGVRTALTDIRTGAMPWITGASGGLEYDVVLGVDPVITWYSHWTVDNGTFATIKTISSENLTAGSKSDQESAGGTRASEALMSLSSHSAPYSATRERTGFRAVIVGPSQGWRNYRHQSDALSIYTLLRKNGVADEDIILMTFDDIPTSPENPLRGDIHNVPRGENVRAGAQVDYAGPAVTAETLKNVMTGNRTASTPVVLESDAGTDVFVYIASHGSPGEVVFGYGNGFFTTDDFTRVTDAMARDRRYRQMVFFIDTCFGESIATGATAPGIYYLTGAAKNEPSLGAVYDMEIKQWLSDEFTSSVLSAIRANPDITFRELYPATYKSVTGSHVRMVDTGQFDLDSPVMAYLSP, from the coding sequence GTGACGGGCTGGAACGAAACGGGCGTCCGCACCGCCCTTACTGATATCCGGACCGGGGCAATGCCCTGGATCACCGGTGCGAGCGGCGGGCTGGAGTATGACGTAGTGCTGGGTGTTGACCCGGTTATCACGTGGTACTCCCACTGGACCGTGGACAACGGGACGTTTGCGACCATCAAAACCATCAGTTCGGAGAACCTCACGGCAGGATCCAAGAGCGATCAGGAATCCGCGGGAGGGACCCGGGCATCCGAAGCGCTCATGTCGTTATCATCGCATTCCGCTCCCTATTCTGCAACCCGTGAAAGGACGGGATTCAGGGCCGTGATCGTCGGCCCGTCGCAGGGGTGGAGAAATTACCGGCACCAGTCCGATGCCCTCAGTATCTATACTCTGCTCCGGAAGAACGGGGTTGCCGACGAGGATATCATTCTCATGACGTTTGACGATATCCCCACATCCCCGGAAAATCCCCTGAGGGGAGATATCCACAATGTTCCCCGGGGGGAAAATGTCCGCGCAGGAGCGCAGGTGGATTATGCCGGTCCGGCGGTTACCGCAGAGACGTTAAAGAATGTCATGACCGGCAACAGGACTGCATCCACGCCGGTCGTACTGGAGAGCGATGCCGGCACGGACGTGTTTGTGTACATCGCCAGCCACGGGTCGCCGGGCGAGGTTGTATTTGGGTACGGGAACGGGTTTTTCACCACGGACGACTTCACCAGGGTCACCGATGCAATGGCGCGGGACCGCCGGTACCGGCAGATGGTCTTCTTCATTGACACCTGCTTTGGGGAGAGCATCGCTACCGGCGCAACTGCACCGGGCATCTACTACCTGACGGGTGCTGCAAAGAACGAGCCGTCGCTCGGGGCAGTCTACGATATGGAGATCAAACAGTGGCTGTCTGACGAGTTTACGTCCAGCGTTCTTTCAGCAATCAGGGCAAATCCCGATATTACGTTCCGGGAACTGTACCCTGCCACGTACAAGTCTGTCACCGGATCGCATGTCCGCATGGTCGACACCGGGCAGTTTGATCTCGACTCACCGGTCATGGCCTATCTCTCGCCATGA
- a CDS encoding cache domain-containing protein, whose translation MSRWSPALVPSVLVALLLLSAGCMQAHPAGPPAAVSGPESAVISNETLVAFVDEAVRYAQVHGKEHALAEFSNPNGSFVRGELYIYAYDFDDVVLAHPFSPGLIGTNRTNERDAYGNLYSYKFINAAKNGSGFVRFPYSNPARNGTIEEKLGYVKKVDDTWWLGSGIYTGPARAPV comes from the coding sequence ATGTCCCGCTGGTCCCCTGCCCTCGTCCCTTCTGTTCTTGTTGCTCTCCTGCTCCTTTCTGCCGGCTGTATGCAGGCCCATCCCGCCGGACCCCCTGCCGCAGTCTCCGGCCCGGAGTCTGCCGTCATTTCCAACGAGACCCTTGTCGCATTCGTCGATGAAGCGGTCCGGTATGCGCAGGTCCACGGGAAAGAACACGCGCTCGCGGAGTTTTCCAACCCGAACGGTTCCTTTGTGCGGGGCGAACTCTACATCTATGCGTACGACTTTGACGACGTTGTCCTTGCCCACCCGTTCAGCCCGGGACTGATCGGCACTAACCGTACCAATGAACGCGATGCGTATGGTAACCTGTATTCATATAAGTTCATCAACGCCGCAAAGAACGGCTCCGGCTTCGTGCGGTTCCCGTACAGCAACCCCGCCCGCAACGGGACAATCGAGGAGAAACTCGGGTACGTGAAGAAGGTGGACGATACCTGGTGGCTGGGCTCGGGAATCTATACGGGGCCGGCCCGCGCCCCGGTATAA
- a CDS encoding PAS domain S-box protein translates to MMGDIQSTDEAARIRAVLKEHPLGMSIKEISTAVNMSRNSVAKYAEVMTTAGQLDVRHVGNAKLYTLSHRVPVSDLLNHAKELIIVLDKDLRIIQASGSFCMFAGVTRETVLHTRLSALPFPLLSQEDEREIVALLAGGPLWKKEITAVRNGREVFFEGRFIPTTLENGSSGITLILEDTTERTIARRASEERDRLLRTLFQIPTTPRFFIDKNHKVVYWDRALEILTNVRAEDVVGTSDHWKAFYSLPRACLIDFVVDGNVEMIARQFSGMCSRSDGTDGKFECTDFFPDMHGGGRWLRVTASLIRDTTGTVTGAMETIEDVTHLRKGQFIIQQA, encoded by the coding sequence ATGATGGGAGACATTCAGAGTACCGACGAAGCCGCACGGATCCGTGCAGTGTTAAAAGAGCATCCCCTCGGCATGAGCATCAAGGAGATCTCCACTGCCGTGAACATGAGCCGCAACTCCGTGGCAAAATATGCCGAGGTCATGACAACTGCCGGGCAGCTTGACGTCCGCCATGTCGGAAACGCCAAACTCTATACCCTCTCCCACCGGGTCCCGGTCTCGGACCTGCTCAACCATGCAAAGGAACTCATTATCGTCCTTGACAAGGACCTTCGGATCATCCAGGCCAGCGGTTCGTTCTGCATGTTCGCCGGTGTCACACGGGAAACAGTCCTCCATACCCGGCTCAGCGCCCTCCCGTTCCCCCTGCTCTCGCAGGAAGACGAGCGCGAAATAGTTGCCCTCCTTGCCGGCGGGCCCCTGTGGAAAAAGGAGATCACGGCAGTCCGTAACGGGAGAGAAGTCTTCTTTGAGGGACGGTTCATCCCGACAACCCTGGAGAACGGGTCCTCAGGGATAACCCTTATCCTTGAAGATACCACAGAACGCACGATCGCCCGCCGCGCTTCCGAGGAGCGCGACCGGCTCCTCCGGACGCTCTTCCAGATCCCGACAACTCCCCGGTTCTTCATCGACAAAAACCACAAGGTTGTGTACTGGGACCGGGCTCTTGAGATCCTCACTAATGTCAGGGCCGAAGATGTCGTGGGTACAAGCGATCACTGGAAGGCATTCTACTCCCTGCCCCGGGCGTGCCTGATCGACTTCGTGGTGGATGGCAACGTGGAAATGATCGCCCGCCAGTTCAGCGGCATGTGTTCGCGCAGTGACGGGACTGATGGCAAATTCGAGTGCACGGACTTCTTCCCGGACATGCATGGCGGGGGACGATGGCTCCGCGTCACGGCCTCGCTGATCCGGGATACCACGGGAACGGTCACCGGGGCGATGGAGACCATTGAGGATGTCACCCACCTGCGGAAAGGCCAGTTCATCATCCAGCAGGCGTGA
- a CDS encoding GNAT family N-acetyltransferase codes for MPTITAPAESDRYNEDLTLLTLYSLAGEESSGFLAIRPHFIRHLGKVIFSEKTMPSAERMVEAVTVRELTSAEMVRAERELWIHYHQQKADPLHDRLFAVFSGQRIIGVARCSRHEDGLEVDAVYVLEEYRLRGFARSVMILLIEECGRNETLYMHSKTELVNFYGSLGFRLIPEADLPTSIRDRFDFVFGDLDSIQVTPMRREPGEPDTVPATP; via the coding sequence ATGCCAACGATCACCGCACCTGCCGAGTCTGATCGCTATAACGAAGACTTAACCCTCCTCACGCTCTATTCCCTTGCCGGCGAGGAGAGCAGCGGATTTCTTGCCATCCGCCCGCACTTCATCCGTCATCTCGGAAAGGTCATCTTCTCGGAGAAGACCATGCCGTCTGCGGAACGGATGGTCGAGGCTGTCACGGTCCGGGAACTCACGTCGGCAGAGATGGTCCGGGCGGAACGCGAACTCTGGATCCACTACCACCAGCAGAAGGCTGATCCATTGCACGACCGGCTCTTCGCGGTCTTCTCGGGCCAGCGGATTATCGGTGTTGCCCGGTGCTCCCGGCACGAGGATGGCCTTGAAGTGGATGCGGTCTATGTCCTGGAAGAATACCGGCTGCGGGGATTTGCCCGTTCGGTCATGATCCTCCTCATCGAGGAATGCGGGAGGAACGAGACGCTGTACATGCACTCAAAGACCGAGCTCGTCAATTTCTATGGCAGCCTCGGTTTCCGCCTCATCCCCGAAGCGGATCTCCCGACAAGCATCCGCGATCGCTTCGATTTCGTTTTTGGGGACCTCGATAGTATCCAGGTCACACCCATGCGGCGGGAACCGGGAGAGCCTGATACGGTTCCCGCCACTCCCTGA
- a CDS encoding response regulator, which translates to MTKPPQRSGDNKRKDQGKPAPVVYTAEDVERIRREYDAKFSELEHRILKTIEKAVTPKPGEGTPLRMTMPHSSLSWIEKATPRQLIELFGSSFTDGPKRPDPGTLFMAWGALFSSLFLSSSDLQNDIDTISREDRELLSRVIHEDCTRRGGKFVFTILQKGANLDRAALVVIANLNDLAAVSQDGEPAIILLVKTCDKSIRPLLIKKAGKRLLAGVNDRDGIPVLFTVFGLGDLNVYDIEAVENVFTKEELKKVVPKTGLGRSAFDAYTEIATRLKESLAHQRKSFMNARAGAAAETGNGKAGDDASASMDGNGHETDESRETCDTSILILVVDDSRVLRSLLIQHLKNLGYENIIEAQTGDEAVVVAAEKHPYLVFMDINMPGKRDGIAAAAEIRKTTDARVIFLTSCCNKETIDRARDIDPEGYILKPFSERNIRVALRLLI; encoded by the coding sequence ATGACCAAACCCCCGCAGCGATCCGGTGACAATAAGCGGAAGGATCAGGGCAAACCCGCCCCGGTCGTATATACCGCTGAGGATGTAGAACGGATCCGGAGGGAGTACGATGCGAAATTCTCGGAACTGGAGCACCGGATCTTAAAGACCATCGAGAAAGCGGTGACTCCAAAACCCGGCGAAGGAACACCGCTCCGCATGACCATGCCGCACTCCAGCCTCTCCTGGATCGAGAAGGCCACGCCCCGGCAGCTGATTGAGTTGTTCGGATCCTCTTTTACCGACGGCCCGAAAAGACCCGATCCGGGGACCCTGTTCATGGCATGGGGGGCCCTCTTCTCCAGCCTCTTTTTGTCCAGTTCGGACCTCCAGAACGATATCGATACGATCAGCCGGGAAGACCGCGAGCTGTTGAGCCGGGTTATCCACGAGGACTGCACCCGGCGCGGGGGAAAGTTTGTCTTCACCATTCTCCAGAAGGGGGCAAACCTTGACCGTGCAGCACTGGTCGTCATTGCTAACCTCAACGACCTTGCCGCGGTCTCGCAGGACGGGGAGCCGGCAATCATCCTTCTTGTCAAGACCTGCGACAAGAGTATCCGCCCGCTGCTTATCAAAAAGGCCGGGAAACGACTGCTCGCCGGGGTGAATGACCGGGACGGGATACCGGTCCTCTTCACGGTCTTTGGCCTCGGTGACCTCAACGTGTACGACATCGAGGCTGTCGAGAACGTCTTCACAAAGGAGGAGCTCAAAAAAGTTGTCCCGAAGACCGGCCTCGGGAGGAGTGCCTTTGACGCCTACACGGAGATTGCGACGCGGCTTAAGGAGAGCCTGGCCCACCAGAGGAAGTCGTTCATGAACGCCCGGGCCGGCGCAGCGGCAGAAACAGGAAACGGGAAAGCCGGCGACGACGCGTCCGCGTCGATGGACGGGAATGGGCACGAGACAGACGAATCCAGGGAGACGTGCGACACGTCCATCCTTATTCTTGTCGTGGACGACAGCAGGGTCCTCCGCAGCCTCCTGATCCAGCACCTGAAGAACCTCGGGTATGAAAACATCATCGAGGCACAGACCGGTGATGAGGCCGTGGTTGTTGCTGCGGAAAAACACCCGTATCTCGTGTTCATGGACATCAACATGCCCGGGAAACGGGACGGGATCGCTGCCGCAGCCGAGATCCGGAAGACGACGGATGCGCGGGTAATCTTCCTCACCAGCTGCTGCAACAAGGAGACCATCGACCGGGCACGGGATATTGATCCGGAGGGCTACATCTTAAAACCGTTCAGCGAACGGAACATCCGCGTTGCCCTGCGACTGCTGATCTGA
- a CDS encoding carbonic anhydrase, which yields MAIDKLLLGNLRFRESDFTPNIDYYKELAGSQHPETLWIGCSDSRLQTGHITQARAGELFIQRNIGNIVPVHDWNFATVLEYAVMHLKVKDVVICGHSNCGAIRALDKESTDAYIPLWLNNAREAKDRIDSKIEMPHTPAEQEKRYRMIEQENVRLQIEHLFTYPLLKKAVAENRVAVHGLYYDLGTGALSRVS from the coding sequence ATGGCGATTGACAAATTATTACTAGGGAACCTGAGGTTTCGGGAATCTGATTTCACCCCGAACATTGACTATTACAAGGAACTGGCTGGCAGCCAGCACCCGGAGACCCTCTGGATCGGATGCTCGGACTCCCGGCTCCAGACCGGGCACATCACGCAGGCCCGGGCCGGCGAACTCTTTATCCAGCGAAATATCGGCAACATCGTGCCGGTCCATGACTGGAACTTTGCAACCGTGCTTGAATACGCGGTCATGCACCTGAAGGTGAAAGACGTCGTGATCTGCGGGCACTCGAACTGCGGTGCAATCCGGGCGCTCGACAAGGAGAGCACGGATGCGTATATCCCGCTCTGGCTGAACAATGCGCGCGAAGCAAAAGACCGGATTGACTCAAAGATCGAGATGCCGCACACACCTGCGGAGCAGGAAAAGCGGTACCGGATGATCGAGCAGGAGAATGTCCGGCTCCAGATCGAGCACCTGTTCACGTACCCGCTCTTAAAGAAGGCCGTTGCAGAGAACCGCGTGGCAGTCCACGGCCTCTACTATGACCTTGGCACGGGTGCGCTGAGCCGGGTCTCCTGA
- a CDS encoding PD-(D/E)XK nuclease family protein has protein sequence MPAQTPSGNLIPDIAYESGLPGDCLSTFISRFVTAAKEDPFSTWLILPTERLVSEVKQRLMADTIPFLSSRICTPEGFCAIQLEEHRTTERIIPENESKMLLSQILEDNAGDLRFFVRRGHVSTGTVRDLRELMKVIRLRKIVFPECLLELESEKSRQLDAIITEYTRHLRETDLYDSHTLLEWTIDHLNRSGESGLGTVVMYGFHDLQTLEQDLVDTIAEHAGKSFVFVPEGIDQNVFRGRPRSGKQPGFDPASLRSRITGLFSETDALDAGDFFHTRTFSSRYAEISGIASEICRLNREGMPLSDIAVVFYDLRDNRALIEEIFGDYGIAWNCRIGPPLSASPLIQFLTNLVDLSPGGYTRETMIRIIGSPYFRRGNVPGSTSSLDASEVDLVSRYARIDGPHPSWSRQLEWLRTELADPNKAKNFPGISVHTVDRVREGIRILQNDLDAISHGTSLQSHIRAFREFLTSWDLPQIFFAPDAALKEREIQIYEKFCKLLTALEHASWHPDNAPVDGKKFARMITSLAEDPDESGLEDADGVTVLGLWESQHMNYPVVFIGGLVEGVVPRLTTRLPFMNTLENARMGTRSLSEILREEQYYFIASLLSAQKAVYLSAPLADGEKTLLTSAFFERVRMRSGDLPWPEIPVDICSASLRCSAINAGTAIQDGRICEARGTIPSSHPISDLAERINMERYHRTGSCDSSYDGILSGDETIQEALAGRYGPDHVYSPTSLETYANCPFAYFLGRVINLKELPEVESNLSASDRGTAIHDILSAFYRQWRSAGHNKVSLASLNDATEMILKIASEELAQYSFQSPLWDATRILMLGDNHTGPGYFERFLIHEAGEENSPLIPSRFEFSFGMEAGESDDPSSVPEPVELVSQDGGQKMFIRGRIDRVDLTPDGQFVIYDYKSGLQHPKAKEIEAGTALQLPLYLLAFEKISGNHGVGGGYYKIRREIARSLVLADPVAKDLMISRVRPSADFAGTIRHSRDCAFAYIEGIRNGRFPLPAEEECPNTYCEFRQICRFDPYRVFQSGEET, from the coding sequence ATGCCAGCACAGACCCCTTCGGGCAACCTGATTCCGGATATTGCTTACGAATCCGGGCTTCCCGGGGATTGTCTGTCCACGTTCATCTCCCGGTTTGTTACTGCTGCAAAGGAGGATCCCTTTTCCACCTGGCTCATTCTTCCTACAGAGCGGCTGGTCTCTGAAGTCAAGCAGCGACTGATGGCTGATACTATCCCCTTTCTTTCCTCACGCATCTGTACTCCTGAGGGATTTTGTGCGATACAGCTGGAGGAACACCGGACCACCGAGCGGATCATCCCGGAGAATGAATCGAAGATGCTGCTCTCACAGATCCTTGAGGATAATGCCGGTGATCTCCGGTTCTTTGTCCGGCGGGGTCATGTGTCAACGGGCACGGTCAGGGATCTCAGGGAATTAATGAAAGTCATCCGGTTGCGAAAGATTGTATTCCCGGAATGCCTTCTCGAACTTGAGAGCGAGAAGAGCCGGCAACTGGATGCAATTATTACTGAATACACCAGACACCTGCGGGAAACCGATCTTTATGACAGTCATACTCTTCTCGAATGGACAATCGACCACCTGAACCGTTCCGGTGAATCAGGATTAGGAACCGTAGTTATGTACGGGTTTCACGATCTCCAGACCCTCGAACAGGATCTTGTTGACACGATAGCCGAACATGCCGGGAAATCCTTTGTCTTTGTCCCTGAGGGAATCGATCAGAATGTTTTCCGGGGCCGGCCCCGGTCCGGAAAACAGCCCGGTTTCGATCCCGCATCCCTCCGGTCCCGGATAACAGGACTGTTCTCGGAAACGGACGCTCTCGATGCGGGGGATTTTTTCCACACCCGGACATTTTCCTCACGATATGCAGAGATTTCCGGCATTGCATCGGAGATCTGTCGCCTTAACCGGGAAGGCATGCCCCTTTCCGATATTGCCGTGGTTTTTTACGACCTGCGTGACAATCGTGCGCTCATCGAGGAAATATTCGGGGATTATGGGATTGCATGGAATTGCCGGATCGGCCCGCCGCTCTCCGCTTCCCCCCTCATCCAGTTCCTTACGAATCTTGTCGATCTCTCTCCTGGCGGGTATACCCGGGAAACCATGATCCGGATCATTGGCAGTCCCTATTTCCGTCGGGGAAATGTCCCGGGCAGTACCTCCTCTCTGGATGCGTCCGAAGTTGATCTTGTCTCGCGCTATGCCCGGATTGATGGCCCTCATCCTTCCTGGAGCAGACAACTGGAGTGGCTGCGTACGGAACTTGCCGATCCAAACAAGGCAAAGAATTTCCCGGGTATCAGCGTCCATACGGTTGACCGGGTCCGGGAAGGAATCCGGATTCTCCAGAACGATCTTGATGCAATCAGCCATGGCACATCCCTCCAGAGCCACATCAGGGCATTCCGTGAATTCCTCACGTCATGGGATCTCCCGCAGATCTTTTTCGCACCGGATGCTGCCCTTAAAGAGCGGGAGATCCAGATTTATGAAAAATTCTGCAAACTCCTCACCGCACTGGAACATGCCTCCTGGCACCCGGATAATGCACCCGTCGACGGGAAGAAATTCGCACGGATGATAACATCCCTGGCAGAGGATCCGGATGAGAGCGGACTTGAGGATGCCGACGGGGTAACCGTACTGGGTCTCTGGGAGTCCCAGCACATGAATTACCCGGTGGTATTCATCGGGGGTCTTGTTGAAGGAGTTGTCCCCCGGCTGACAACACGCCTCCCATTTATGAACACCCTGGAAAATGCCCGGATGGGGACCCGGTCTCTTTCAGAAATCCTCAGAGAAGAGCAGTATTATTTTATCGCATCGCTGCTGTCCGCACAGAAAGCCGTGTACCTGAGCGCTCCGCTGGCCGATGGAGAGAAAACGCTCCTTACGTCAGCGTTTTTTGAGCGGGTCCGCATGAGATCCGGGGATCTTCCCTGGCCGGAAATTCCAGTGGATATTTGCTCTGCCTCCCTTCGCTGTAGTGCGATCAATGCTGGAACGGCCATCCAGGATGGCCGAATCTGCGAAGCAAGGGGAACAATACCTAGCTCTCATCCAATCAGCGATCTTGCCGAACGCATTAACATGGAACGCTATCACCGGACCGGCTCGTGTGATTCCTCGTATGATGGCATCCTGTCCGGAGATGAGACAATTCAGGAAGCACTTGCCGGCCGCTATGGGCCGGATCACGTGTATTCCCCGACAAGCCTTGAGACTTATGCCAACTGCCCCTTTGCCTACTTCCTGGGCCGGGTGATCAATCTCAAAGAATTACCGGAAGTGGAGTCGAACCTCTCGGCCAGCGATCGCGGAACTGCCATCCACGATATCCTGAGTGCCTTTTACCGGCAGTGGCGCTCTGCCGGTCACAACAAGGTCAGTCTCGCTTCTCTGAACGATGCCACGGAGATGATCCTGAAGATCGCATCGGAAGAACTGGCACAGTATTCCTTCCAGAGCCCGCTCTGGGACGCGACCCGGATCCTGATGCTCGGGGACAACCATACCGGGCCCGGATACTTTGAGAGATTTTTGATCCATGAAGCGGGTGAAGAGAATTCACCGCTCATTCCCTCGCGATTCGAATTCTCCTTTGGCATGGAGGCGGGTGAATCGGATGATCCATCATCTGTTCCGGAACCGGTTGAACTTGTTTCGCAGGATGGCGGACAGAAGATGTTCATCCGGGGCCGGATCGACCGGGTCGATCTCACCCCCGACGGGCAGTTCGTGATCTATGATTACAAGTCCGGCCTGCAGCATCCCAAAGCAAAAGAGATCGAGGCCGGGACTGCCCTGCAGCTGCCGCTCTATCTTCTGGCTTTCGAGAAGATCTCCGGCAATCACGGCGTTGGCGGGGGATACTACAAGATACGGCGCGAGATCGCCCGGAGCCTCGTGCTCGCGGACCCGGTTGCAAAAGACCTGATGATCTCCCGTGTCCGTCCATCCGCGGATTTTGCCGGCACGATCCGGCACTCCCGCGACTGCGCCTTTGCCTATATCGAGGGGATCCGGAACGGCCGGTTCCCGCTACCGGCCGAAGAGGAATGCCCGAATACGTATTGTGAATTCAGACAGATCTGCCGCTTCGATCCGTACCGGGTATTCCAGTCGGGGGAGGAGACCTGA